The proteins below are encoded in one region of Clostridia bacterium:
- a CDS encoding metal-dependent hydrolase yields MTADTIHVTWLGHSTFRIDTAEGKTIVIDPWVTSNPMCPEEQKRLNKIDVMLCTHGHFDHIGDAVKLAKQHKPAVVGIFELCAWMEKKGVKKTNPMNKGGAILEQGVKITMVHADHSCGITEDDGSIVYGGEPCGYVLEFENGLKLYHAGDTNVFGDMHIIRELYSPEIVMLPIGGHFTMGPREVEYACGLLRPKVLIPMHFGTFPLLSGKPEDLEKMAHELGIEVMAMTPGQTRQLHATAPASVTS; encoded by the coding sequence ATGACGGCGGATACGATCCACGTAACGTGGCTGGGACACTCAACCTTCCGCATTGACACGGCGGAAGGGAAGACGATCGTCATTGATCCGTGGGTAACGAGCAATCCAATGTGTCCTGAGGAACAGAAGCGCCTTAACAAGATCGATGTCATGTTGTGCACGCACGGTCACTTCGACCACATCGGAGATGCGGTCAAGTTGGCTAAGCAGCACAAGCCGGCTGTAGTCGGCATCTTCGAGTTGTGCGCGTGGATGGAGAAGAAGGGCGTAAAGAAGACGAATCCGATGAACAAGGGCGGCGCCATCCTTGAGCAAGGCGTGAAGATCACCATGGTGCATGCCGACCACTCATGCGGAATCACGGAAGACGACGGGTCGATTGTTTATGGCGGCGAGCCGTGCGGGTACGTTCTGGAATTCGAGAACGGGTTGAAGCTCTACCACGCCGGCGACACGAATGTCTTTGGCGATATGCACATCATCAGGGAACTCTATTCACCGGAAATCGTAATGCTCCCGATTGGCGGTCACTTCACCATGGGGCCGCGCGAAGTGGAGTATGCGTGCGGACTGCTGCGTCCGAAGGTACTTATCCCTATGCACTTTGGCACGTTCCCGCTGCTGAGTGGAAAGCCGGAGGACCTTGAGAAGATGGCGCACGAACTTGGCATTGAAGTGATGGCCATGACACCAGGGCAGACAAGACAGTTGCATGCGACGGCGCCAGCGTCAGTGACCAGTTAG
- a CDS encoding rhodanese-like domain-containing protein has protein sequence MTMPEFKQLVDELKKDVQEIELDELEKMQANGEDVVIIDVRESQDSQQSMIPGAVAIPRGMLELNIDQVTSDKDKTIVLYCGGGSRSALAAWMLQKMGFRNVLSLAGGFKAWRDKHGK, from the coding sequence ATGACGATGCCGGAATTTAAGCAGTTGGTGGACGAATTGAAGAAGGATGTTCAAGAGATCGAGTTGGATGAACTAGAGAAGATGCAGGCCAACGGTGAAGACGTGGTAATCATCGACGTACGTGAGAGCCAAGATTCACAGCAGTCCATGATTCCGGGTGCGGTAGCGATTCCGCGCGGAATGCTGGAGCTGAACATCGACCAGGTAACGAGCGATAAGGACAAGACAATCGTGCTTTACTGCGGCGGCGGCAGCCGCTCGGCGTTGGCTGCCTGGATGCTTCAGAAGATGGGTTTCCGTAATGTGCTGTCGCTAGCCGGCGGGTTCAAGGCCTGGCGCGACAAGCACGGGAAGTAG
- a CDS encoding O-methyltransferase: MNGITDPDVEHYMYSMLPARDAVLQEMEQKAEQRNIPIVGPAVGRLLYQLAKMVGAKTVFELGSAIGYSTIWWARAVGDDGLITYTDGARKNADEARGYLDRAGVKDRVRVLVGDALELLSEEKGEFDIIFCDVDKEDYPRALRLAVPKVRKGGLLVADNSLWHGRVAQATGASKAAGELESSTKAILEFNRALYQMQDFWTTIVPLRDGVSVALKL; the protein is encoded by the coding sequence ATGAACGGAATCACAGATCCGGACGTTGAGCATTACATGTATTCGATGTTGCCGGCGCGCGATGCCGTGTTGCAGGAGATGGAGCAGAAGGCCGAGCAGCGGAATATCCCAATCGTCGGCCCGGCCGTGGGTCGACTGTTGTATCAGTTGGCAAAGATGGTCGGCGCGAAGACGGTGTTCGAACTGGGTTCGGCCATAGGCTATTCGACGATCTGGTGGGCGCGGGCCGTAGGAGACGATGGCCTCATAACGTACACAGATGGCGCTCGTAAGAATGCCGACGAGGCACGCGGATACCTGGACCGTGCCGGAGTAAAAGATCGAGTGCGGGTCTTGGTGGGCGATGCCCTGGAGTTGCTGTCGGAAGAGAAGGGCGAGTTCGACATCATCTTTTGCGACGTAGATAAAGAAGACTATCCCCGCGCGCTGAGACTGGCTGTACCTAAGGTACGCAAAGGTGGATTGCTGGTGGCCGATAACTCGCTTTGGCATGGGCGCGTGGCACAAGCGACAGGAGCGTCGAAGGCAGCTGGAGAGCTCGAGTCATCGACGAAAGCAATTCTCGAGTTCAACCGAGCGCTTTACCAGATGCAGGACTTCTGGACAACGATCGTGCCGCTGCGCGATGGAGTGAGCGTCGCGTTGAAGCTGTAG
- a CDS encoding metallophosphoesterase family protein, translating to MTTLGIISDTHGLLRPQALDALRGSDVIVHAGDIGSPEIVPRLRELAPVIAVRGNVDAGQPWAEEFPACAVVEVAGLSFYLLHDLGMLDLKLSAAGFAGVIFGHSHKPEFYFREDHGQQELYFNPGSAGPRRFKLPISVGRITISEGQTQPQLITLG from the coding sequence ATGACGACACTGGGAATTATCTCCGACACACACGGCCTGCTCCGCCCACAGGCGTTGGACGCACTGCGTGGCTCGGACGTGATCGTTCATGCAGGTGACATAGGTTCGCCGGAGATCGTGCCGAGACTGCGCGAGTTGGCACCGGTAATCGCCGTTCGCGGCAACGTCGATGCCGGGCAACCGTGGGCAGAAGAGTTTCCGGCGTGCGCAGTGGTGGAAGTGGCGGGGCTCAGCTTTTATCTGCTGCACGACTTGGGGATGCTGGATCTGAAGCTGTCAGCCGCGGGATTCGCCGGCGTGATCTTTGGGCACTCGCACAAACCGGAATTCTACTTCCGCGAAGATCACGGCCAGCAGGAGCTGTACTTCAATCCCGGCAGTGCGGGTCCACGACGCTTCAAGCTACCCATCAGCGTGGGCCGAATCACGATAAGCGAAGGCCAAACGCAGCCGCAGTTGATCACTCTTGGATGA
- a CDS encoding farnesyl diphosphate synthase — MLKETLQEGRKAADFALERLLPSATQYPVSIHEAMRHSVFAGGKRLRPILCMEAARMVAGTLPDGVEELGAAIEMLHTYSLIHDDLPALDNDDLRRGRPTCHIAFGEATAILAGDALQNCAFETMARLRCPAEARVRIIEELAHGTGTVDGMIGGQVVDLESEHIKPDASTLEYIHRAKTGALITSTLVAGCIYAGATATEIQRVREFGRASGLAFQIADDILDVTQSSEQLGKTAGKDQAVEKATYPSLYGLEQSERMADELINRACSALDSFGQRADTLKSIAKYLVERKK; from the coding sequence ATGCTCAAGGAAACATTACAAGAAGGCCGAAAGGCCGCCGACTTCGCACTCGAGCGTCTGCTTCCGTCCGCCACACAGTATCCCGTATCCATTCATGAGGCCATGCGCCACAGCGTTTTCGCCGGAGGCAAGCGCCTGCGCCCCATCCTGTGCATGGAGGCAGCACGCATGGTCGCTGGCACGCTACCCGATGGCGTCGAGGAACTCGGCGCCGCCATCGAGATGCTGCACACGTATTCCCTCATTCACGACGATCTTCCTGCACTCGATAATGACGACCTCCGCCGCGGACGCCCCACCTGCCACATCGCCTTTGGAGAAGCCACGGCCATCCTCGCCGGCGACGCCCTTCAGAACTGCGCATTTGAAACTATGGCGCGCCTGCGCTGCCCCGCCGAAGCCCGTGTCCGCATCATCGAAGAACTCGCGCATGGCACCGGCACCGTTGACGGCATGATTGGCGGCCAGGTAGTCGATCTCGAATCCGAGCACATCAAGCCCGACGCCAGCACGCTCGAATACATCCATCGCGCGAAGACCGGCGCACTTATCACATCAACGCTCGTCGCAGGATGTATCTACGCCGGGGCAACCGCCACGGAGATTCAGCGCGTACGCGAATTCGGACGTGCTTCCGGCCTCGCTTTTCAGATTGCCGACGACATCCTCGACGTCACGCAGAGTTCCGAGCAGCTCGGCAAAACCGCCGGTAAAGATCAGGCTGTCGAGAAAGCCACGTATCCGTCGCTCTACGGACTGGAACAGTCGGAGCGTATGGCGGACGAGCTGATCAACCGCGCCTGCTCCGCGCTCGACAGCTTCGGCCAACGCGCCGATACGCTAAAGTCGATTGCAAAGTACCTGGTCGAGCGGAAGAAGTAG
- a CDS encoding NADH:flavin oxidoreductase/NADH oxidase, producing the protein MAHLFAPLKLRDITLKNRIGVSPMCQYSSEDGFANDWHLVHLGARATGGAGLVFTEATAVTPEGRISPQDLGIWRDEHIENLSRITEFIKKHGAVAGTQLAHAGRKASTAAPWNGSGSVPESDGGWRPVLAPSAIPFSDESIKPQALEKSEIARIVSAFADAAARALVAGFQVIEIHGAHGYLLNEFLSPLSNRRTDEYGGTFENRTRALREVISAVRSQWPERLPLWLRISASDWMEGGWTVEDSVALARMVKPLGVDVIDCSSGGTVPNAKIPVGAGYQVPLSERVRREGDILTASVGLITSPVQADQIIRNEQADVILLARELLRDPNWPLRAAHRLHQDIAWPVQYDRAKPK; encoded by the coding sequence ATGGCTCATCTTTTCGCTCCGCTTAAACTTCGCGATATAACTCTGAAAAATCGTATCGGCGTCTCCCCCATGTGCCAGTATTCCAGTGAGGACGGTTTCGCGAATGATTGGCACCTCGTTCATCTAGGGGCGCGTGCTACCGGTGGTGCAGGTCTCGTCTTTACCGAGGCAACGGCCGTTACCCCGGAAGGGCGCATAAGCCCGCAAGACCTCGGTATCTGGCGCGACGAGCACATCGAGAACCTGTCGCGAATCACGGAATTCATCAAGAAGCACGGCGCAGTGGCCGGGACGCAACTCGCACATGCCGGACGCAAAGCCAGCACCGCAGCGCCATGGAATGGCTCTGGCTCAGTTCCGGAGAGCGATGGCGGCTGGCGTCCGGTTCTTGCTCCCAGCGCCATCCCATTTTCCGATGAATCCATCAAGCCACAGGCGCTCGAGAAGAGCGAGATCGCCCGCATCGTGAGCGCATTCGCAGACGCCGCTGCACGTGCCCTCGTGGCCGGGTTCCAGGTGATCGAGATACACGGTGCTCACGGATACCTGCTCAACGAATTCCTCTCTCCGCTGTCGAATCGGCGCACGGACGAATACGGCGGCACGTTCGAAAACCGCACGCGCGCCCTGCGCGAGGTCATCAGTGCTGTCCGCAGCCAATGGCCCGAACGGTTGCCGCTGTGGCTGCGAATCTCAGCAAGTGACTGGATGGAAGGCGGTTGGACCGTCGAAGACTCTGTTGCGCTGGCACGCATGGTCAAACCGCTCGGCGTAGATGTTATCGACTGCTCCTCAGGCGGCACAGTTCCCAATGCCAAGATTCCTGTCGGGGCCGGATACCAGGTGCCGCTATCGGAACGCGTCCGTCGCGAAGGCGACATCCTGACAGCATCCGTCGGCTTGATCACGTCGCCCGTCCAGGCCGACCAGATCATTCGCAACGAACAGGCCGATGTGATCCTGCTCGCTCGAGAGCTCCTGCGTGACCCCAACTGGCCTCTACGCGCCGCTCACAGGCTACATCAGGACATCGCCTGGCCCGTACAGTACGACCGCGCCAAGCCGAAATAG
- a CDS encoding ATP-dependent DNA ligase: MRTKKSAKNRPDPVTEGAVPAEELQGSFPPLDLPIQPPFPPMEAKSVEKIPAGGNYQYEPKWDGFRCLVFRDGDTVVLQSKAGQPLARYFPELVEEIRNLAARRFVIDGEIVIERNGELRFDDLLMRIHPAESRIRKLSSETPATVLAFDILVDDEGKALIGEPLSARRQALLKFCAHNSSSALRLSPVTLERAVAERWLKDLSASGFDGVIAKQTDCSYASGERTAMQKIKRIRTADCVVGGFRWTSKGGEVGSLLLGLYDDSGLLQHIGYTSSFKAEERKELEKILSPYMGGSGFSGNAPGGPSRWSTERTGEWERLEPKLVCEVRYDHFSGGRFRHGTKFLRWRPDKEPKACTFEQVERRANVSVARLFAA, from the coding sequence ATGCGTACCAAGAAATCTGCGAAGAATCGCCCTGATCCCGTCACGGAGGGCGCAGTTCCGGCCGAAGAGCTTCAGGGTAGCTTCCCTCCGCTCGACCTCCCAATCCAGCCGCCATTTCCACCGATGGAAGCAAAGTCAGTGGAGAAAATTCCTGCGGGCGGCAACTATCAATATGAACCGAAGTGGGATGGCTTTCGCTGCCTGGTATTCCGCGACGGCGATACGGTGGTGCTGCAATCGAAAGCTGGTCAACCGCTGGCGCGGTATTTCCCTGAACTGGTGGAGGAAATTCGGAACCTGGCTGCGAGGCGATTTGTCATTGATGGCGAAATCGTGATCGAGCGGAATGGGGAGCTCCGGTTCGACGACTTGCTGATGCGAATCCATCCCGCGGAGAGTCGAATCCGCAAGCTCTCCAGTGAAACTCCGGCGACGGTGCTGGCCTTCGATATCCTTGTTGACGATGAGGGAAAGGCTCTGATTGGTGAGCCTTTAAGCGCGCGGAGGCAGGCGTTGCTGAAGTTCTGCGCTCACAACAGCAGTTCGGCGCTGCGACTCTCACCCGTGACGCTGGAGCGTGCGGTGGCCGAGCGCTGGCTTAAAGATTTGTCGGCGAGCGGGTTTGACGGAGTCATCGCGAAGCAGACCGATTGCAGCTACGCCTCAGGCGAACGCACAGCCATGCAGAAGATCAAGCGCATACGCACGGCCGACTGCGTGGTAGGCGGTTTCCGTTGGACGAGCAAAGGCGGAGAAGTGGGTTCGTTGCTGCTCGGACTGTATGACGATAGCGGACTGCTGCAGCACATCGGCTATACGTCGAGCTTCAAGGCCGAGGAACGCAAGGAACTCGAGAAGATACTGTCGCCGTACATGGGCGGCAGCGGATTCAGCGGGAATGCTCCTGGAGGGCCGAGCCGCTGGAGTACAGAGCGCACCGGCGAATGGGAGCGTCTTGAGCCGAAACTCGTGTGCGAAGTTCGCTACGACCATTTCTCGGGCGGACGGTTTCGGCATGGAACGAAGTTCCTGAGGTGGCGTCCCGATAAAGAGCCGAAGGCATGCACCTTCGAACAGGTGGAGCGCCGCGCCAATGTGAGCGTGGCGAGATTGTTTGCGGCGTAG
- the bshB1 gene encoding bacillithiol biosynthesis deacetylase BshB1 produces the protein MNTTDLDLLAIAAHRDDVEQTCGGTLLKMAALGHRTGILDLTQGEMGTRGTADDRAREAAEAARILNLSWRSALDIPDGRVENTWENRLKIARVLREQRPRVVILPYWKGRHPDHYTCSTLGYEACFLAGLMKLGHAEGWTEDLHAISQLAPHRPFKIIYASLYYDVRPAFVVDITDHFEARFESLMAYKSQYENQQAGATDFPLREEIRQRLETMASFYGMLAGVKYAEPFVQKEVGLVGDLMMLPVKSI, from the coding sequence ATGAACACGACTGACCTCGACCTCCTCGCCATTGCCGCTCACCGCGACGACGTTGAACAGACCTGCGGCGGCACTCTGCTGAAGATGGCCGCCCTCGGACATCGCACGGGCATCCTCGACCTTACACAAGGCGAGATGGGCACGCGCGGCACGGCAGACGATCGCGCTCGCGAAGCCGCCGAAGCCGCTCGTATTCTCAACCTGTCGTGGCGCTCTGCACTCGATATCCCCGACGGGCGGGTCGAAAACACGTGGGAAAATCGCCTCAAGATTGCTCGCGTCCTGCGCGAGCAACGCCCGCGCGTCGTCATACTCCCTTACTGGAAGGGACGCCACCCCGACCACTACACATGTTCCACCCTCGGTTATGAAGCGTGCTTCCTCGCAGGACTGATGAAGCTGGGCCACGCAGAAGGTTGGACCGAGGACCTGCACGCCATCTCCCAACTCGCGCCGCATCGCCCGTTCAAAATCATCTATGCATCGCTCTACTACGACGTGCGTCCCGCATTTGTTGTCGACATCACGGACCACTTCGAAGCGCGCTTCGAATCGTTGATGGCTTATAAATCCCAGTACGAAAACCAACAGGCTGGGGCCACGGATTTCCCTCTGAGAGAAGAGATCCGCCAGCGTCTGGAAACCATGGCGTCGTTCTACGGGATGCTCGCAGGCGTGAAGTACGCCGAGCCTTTCGTTCAAAAGGAAGTAGGCCTGGTAGGCGATCTCATGATGTTGCCGGTCAAAAGCATCTGA